Proteins encoded together in one candidate division WOR-3 bacterium window:
- a CDS encoding TIGR03960 family B12-binding radical SAM protein: MLERLNEVLPLVTKPIRYTGGEYNSFYFEPGSKKVNWVLAMPEVYEIGMSNYGLRILYSIINRLPNGSCERCYAPWPDFGKLLRAQAIPLYALESKRPVKDFNILGVSLQSELTYTNLLYLLDLAGIPRYRTERRCNDPLVVAGGPGAVNPLPLANFVDVFVVGDGEDAVREITAVYEGWNRKKRETLLEALANLPGIFVPGFTDTRRGRVVRCLVPELREEDFPFPPLVPICEITHDRLTVEIARGCTRGCRFCQAGMINRPTRFRDVEQVVRLAERGIRASGWEEVSLLALSALDYPYILELVERLNRRLRERRVAISLPSTRGEDFSPELAFSLQEVKKAGLTFAPETASNRLRNLLNKHIAEEKILESVRNALDAGWAGVKLYFMIGLPGETEADVREIGRFVTEVAQLCRGRTVRFNLTPFIPKPHTPLQWAGFAPVAETQAKMALLKEMLQRRNIKPKWENPEASFVQALIARGDERVGKVIERVYEQGGIFQEWTEFFNFALWQEACVQAGVDPAVYLSSRPVAEQLPWDFIDVGVTKDFLIAEYQRAQQGERTPDCTHEGCSNCGACLGPKPVMPPAPVEIKAAEEKSFDRRPRSVREYDELKSRFRLKYQVEEPFRFAAHLDRVRAFYRTLRRSELPVVYTHGFAPKPMLSFGPPLPVGLTSDGEYVDIYLSYHYSGNIVRDLGQFLPRGLRVIAARLVPNSMPSLGGTINLGRYEVLLPDDESWQQVRARAKELAGLRAVTRLDKGKLQVDLTIGPGVKLFAVLAQLLSLDVNEARGLMVKRKDCFVLEDGVLRSPFGEVVQ; encoded by the coding sequence ATGCTGGAAAGATTAAACGAGGTTCTACCCCTCGTCACCAAACCGATTCGTTACACCGGTGGCGAATACAACTCTTTTTATTTTGAACCCGGGTCGAAAAAGGTCAACTGGGTCCTGGCGATGCCCGAGGTCTACGAAATCGGGATGTCCAATTACGGGTTGCGGATTCTCTATTCAATTATCAATCGACTGCCGAACGGTTCATGCGAACGGTGCTATGCGCCCTGGCCCGATTTCGGTAAGTTGCTCAGGGCGCAAGCGATTCCCCTTTATGCTTTAGAGTCAAAACGGCCGGTTAAGGATTTTAACATTCTCGGTGTCTCCTTGCAGAGTGAATTGACCTACACCAATCTGCTTTATCTGCTGGACCTTGCGGGGATTCCGCGCTATCGGACCGAACGGAGGTGTAATGACCCGCTAGTGGTTGCCGGTGGTCCCGGGGCGGTGAATCCACTACCGCTGGCAAATTTCGTTGATGTGTTTGTCGTTGGTGATGGGGAAGATGCGGTGCGGGAGATCACCGCGGTTTATGAAGGTTGGAATCGGAAGAAGCGGGAAACGCTGCTCGAAGCCCTGGCCAATTTGCCGGGAATTTTTGTGCCCGGTTTTACCGATACAAGAAGAGGTCGGGTGGTGCGGTGTCTGGTGCCGGAGTTGCGTGAGGAGGACTTCCCCTTTCCGCCTCTGGTGCCGATATGCGAAATAACCCATGACCGTTTGACGGTGGAGATTGCCCGCGGTTGTACCCGCGGGTGCCGATTCTGTCAGGCGGGGATGATCAATCGGCCGACTCGTTTCCGGGATGTGGAGCAGGTGGTGCGTCTTGCGGAGCGGGGCATCAGGGCAAGCGGCTGGGAGGAGGTTTCACTGCTGGCGCTTTCCGCCCTTGACTATCCCTATATATTAGAATTGGTCGAGCGGCTTAACCGGCGACTAAGAGAGCGCCGGGTGGCAATTTCCTTACCTTCAACCCGGGGCGAGGACTTTTCGCCGGAACTGGCATTCTCTTTGCAGGAGGTAAAAAAGGCGGGGTTGACATTTGCCCCGGAGACGGCATCAAATCGGCTGCGGAATTTGCTCAACAAACATATCGCGGAGGAAAAAATTTTAGAGTCGGTGCGCAACGCACTTGATGCCGGCTGGGCCGGGGTAAAACTTTACTTTATGATCGGGTTGCCTGGTGAGACCGAGGCGGATGTTCGGGAGATTGGACGGTTTGTTACCGAGGTGGCGCAACTGTGTCGGGGGCGCACGGTACGGTTTAACCTGACGCCTTTTATCCCCAAACCGCACACGCCATTGCAATGGGCGGGCTTTGCGCCAGTTGCCGAGACGCAAGCGAAGATGGCGCTCTTGAAAGAGATGTTGCAGCGACGCAATATCAAACCGAAGTGGGAAAATCCCGAGGCATCTTTTGTCCAGGCGCTGATTGCCCGGGGCGATGAAAGGGTAGGTAAGGTTATTGAGCGGGTTTATGAGCAGGGCGGGATTTTCCAGGAGTGGACCGAGTTCTTTAACTTCGCGCTGTGGCAAGAGGCTTGTGTGCAAGCCGGTGTTGACCCGGCGGTATATTTAAGTTCCCGACCGGTTGCTGAGCAGTTGCCCTGGGATTTTATTGATGTTGGTGTGACAAAAGATTTTCTTATCGCCGAGTACCAAAGAGCGCAGCAGGGCGAAAGAACCCCGGATTGCACCCATGAGGGGTGTAGCAATTGCGGTGCCTGTTTGGGTCCGAAACCGGTTATGCCCCCAGCGCCGGTTGAAATTAAGGCGGCTGAGGAAAAGAGTTTTGACAGAAGACCGCGGAGCGTGCGGGAGTATGATGAGTTGAAGAGCCGGTTTCGGTTAAAGTATCAGGTGGAAGAGCCATTTCGTTTTGCCGCCCATCTTGACCGGGTTAGGGCATTTTACCGCACTTTAAGGCGCAGCGAGTTGCCAGTGGTTTACACCCACGGTTTTGCCCCGAAACCGATGCTATCATTTGGACCACCGTTACCGGTAGGTTTGACATCGGACGGCGAGTATGTTGATATCTATCTTTCTTATCACTATTCGGGGAACATTGTCCGGGACCTCGGGCAGTTTTTGCCGCGCGGGCTCCGGGTAATTGCTGCCCGGCTGGTACCAAACAGTATGCCCAGTTTAGGTGGGACCATCAATCTGGGGCGCTATGAGGTTTTGTTACCGGATGATGAGAGCTGGCAACAGGTACGGGCAAGGGCGAAAGAACTTGCGGGCTTGCGGGCGGTGACAAGGCTCGATAAAGGGAAATTACAGGTTGACCTGACGATTGGGCCCGGGGTCAAGTTGTTTGCGGTGCTGGCGCAACTTTTGAGCCTTGATGTAAACGAAGCAAGAGGGCTCATGGTTAAGCGTAAAGATTGTTTTGTTCTGGAAGACGGGGTGTTGAGGTCGCCCTTTGGCGAGGTGGTGCAATAG
- a CDS encoding Rne/Rng family ribonuclease, whose protein sequence is MKVKTKIAISANEWETRVAVFENDRLVEFYVERAEQQNLVGRIYKGRVENVVRGLRGAFVNIGLRKNGFLPLTEIPEFDTLEGDEIDELEKGKVQPRTITLREGEEILVQVVKDPFAEKGARLTSFVSIPGRFLVYFPNAQRIGISRRIADRRERARLREAVRQFKSPHAGLIIRTAATEASSDDLRREYEELERIWEEVRSKAEKVRSPAVLYEEPSIAIKVVRDLLNENVEKITVDNEAVYQQLGDYLARLAPRFRRRLEFYRGETPLMEYTGAEAELAGLFQKRVWLKSGGFITIDQTEAMVVIDVNTGRSAQEEDPEKLIFETNLEAAAEIARQIRLRDLAGLIIIDFIDMEDQKNTERVVQELKTQLSNDRAKADFSKMSRFGLLEMTRERTRPGMMYLLCETCPTCNGTGRVRSRADVAMQVERMIINRLPKLRGRRVRILAAPSLTEFLTTEWYDRLAEFARRYELAIDVKTDYQLAPTEFKLLAESV, encoded by the coding sequence ATGAAGGTTAAGACCAAAATTGCTATCAGTGCCAATGAATGGGAAACAAGGGTAGCGGTGTTTGAAAATGACCGGCTCGTGGAGTTTTATGTTGAGCGTGCCGAGCAGCAAAATTTAGTGGGGAGAATCTACAAGGGGCGGGTCGAAAATGTGGTAAGAGGACTACGCGGGGCGTTCGTGAACATCGGCCTGCGCAAGAACGGTTTTCTGCCCCTGACCGAGATTCCGGAGTTTGACACCCTTGAAGGGGATGAAATTGATGAACTGGAAAAGGGTAAGGTTCAGCCCCGAACAATCACTTTGCGGGAAGGAGAAGAGATTCTTGTGCAGGTAGTCAAAGACCCATTTGCGGAGAAGGGTGCCCGGTTGACATCGTTTGTTTCAATTCCGGGCCGTTTTTTAGTTTACTTTCCCAATGCCCAGCGTATCGGCATATCGCGACGGATTGCGGACCGGCGGGAACGAGCCCGTTTAAGGGAGGCGGTGCGTCAGTTTAAGAGTCCCCATGCCGGATTAATCATCCGGACCGCAGCAACGGAAGCATCGAGTGATGACCTGAGGCGGGAGTATGAGGAGCTGGAGCGCATTTGGGAAGAAGTGCGCTCGAAGGCAGAGAAGGTCCGTTCGCCTGCGGTACTGTATGAGGAGCCGTCAATTGCCATCAAGGTGGTGCGGGACCTGTTGAATGAAAATGTCGAAAAGATTACGGTTGATAACGAAGCGGTTTACCAGCAACTGGGCGATTATCTCGCTCGACTGGCGCCTCGTTTTCGGCGGCGGCTGGAATTTTACCGGGGGGAAACGCCTTTAATGGAGTACACCGGCGCCGAGGCGGAATTGGCCGGGCTGTTTCAGAAACGGGTGTGGTTGAAGTCAGGTGGGTTTATTACCATTGACCAGACTGAGGCGATGGTTGTTATCGATGTCAACACCGGGCGTTCGGCGCAGGAGGAGGACCCGGAGAAGTTGATATTTGAAACCAACCTTGAAGCGGCGGCAGAGATTGCCCGTCAGATAAGACTGCGTGACCTTGCCGGATTGATAATTATCGATTTTATCGATATGGAGGACCAGAAAAACACCGAGCGGGTGGTTCAGGAGTTGAAGACCCAACTTTCCAATGACCGGGCAAAGGCGGATTTTTCTAAGATGAGCCGGTTCGGGTTGTTGGAAATGACCCGGGAAAGAACCCGACCGGGAATGATGTATTTATTGTGTGAAACCTGTCCGACCTGTAACGGCACAGGCCGGGTGCGCTCGCGTGCCGATGTTGCGATGCAGGTTGAGCGGATGATAATCAACCGGTTACCCAAATTGCGGGGGCGGCGGGTCCGGATTCTGGCTGCGCCGTCACTGACCGAATTTCTCACCACCGAATGGTATGACCGGCTCGCAGAGTTTGCTCGAAGGTATGAACTGGCGATAGATGTGAAAACCGACTATCAGCTGGCACCAACCGAGTTTAAGTTACTTGCCGAGTCGGTTTAA
- a CDS encoding DUF167 domain-containing protein encodes MRLRVFVKPKSRQDAVIRNPDGTLTVAVRAAPVEGKANQAVISALAEFLGLPKSAIRLVQGKTGRWKVFEIPD; translated from the coding sequence TTGCGCCTGCGCGTCTTTGTTAAACCAAAAAGCCGGCAAGATGCGGTAATCCGTAATCCGGATGGGACTTTAACCGTTGCTGTCCGTGCCGCACCGGTAGAAGGCAAGGCAAACCAGGCTGTTATCAGCGCCCTTGCCGAATTCCTCGGTCTGCCGAAAAGCGCTATTCGACTGGTGCAGGGGAAAACAGGCCGCTGGAAGGTGTTTGAAATTCCCGATTAA
- the nrdD gene encoding anaerobic ribonucleoside-triphosphate reductase: MGKPVKQNRKKLDNAPGPTGPSPYPFRKVQKRSGDLVDFNIEKIAAAIFKAARSVGGEDYTRSRELAEKVVNYLYEQRGIHIPTVEEIGDAVEKVLIEHGHAQTAKAYILYREKRAQARRRRAANLKPRVGVNRDTTEFALFVRSSDDTIQHWDRNRISRALIREANLDPDTAEEIAREVEEIIVTSNVRRVTSSLVRELVNAKLIEHGLEEHRRRHARLGVPLSDVENLILYKNRENANTPHNPEATNMTLAEWTLKQFALSSVFDPDIADAHTWGDLHLHDLGFINRPYCSGQSLEYVKKFGLNLPNALSMAKPARHPETLLAHMVKFSAALQGHFAGAIGWDAVNIFFAPFLVGMSDKDIHQLAQMLVFEYSQQNVARGGQAIFSDINLYWEIPPHFADVEAIGPGGNYTGKKYQDYLPEAQRFVRAIFDVYLDGDGSGRPFFFPKPLVHLTDNFFKTDGALDFLYHISDVAAEKGNTYFVFDRGKTAKISECCRLSFRLDENDLQDARTPWKMRYCALQNVTINLPRVAFLANHDDASLFSLLRERMEMVVRAHLEKKTFLEKLLSLKSEGPLALLTMDPDGEPYLRLHRATFLVGVLGLNEMVQYHLGQELHESTEALKFGLKVIAFLNLECQRLAKEHNIRLVIEQTPAESTAYRLAKLDLEFYPEQAQRVVKGDLNTGSVYYTNSTYLNVSLPIDPIDRVYLEGKFHDMIEAGALTHVWLADSRPPKESIANFVLKTYHNTRNAQIAFSPEFTTCTRCHRTSRGIAETCPYCHSSDVDYITRVTGYFSRVSGWNAGKRQELKDRFKTDLSSTVRRLAQAG; this comes from the coding sequence GTGGGAAAACCGGTGAAACAGAACCGTAAAAAACTTGACAATGCGCCGGGGCCAACTGGACCGTCACCTTACCCATTCCGCAAGGTCCAGAAAAGGTCGGGCGACCTGGTGGATTTTAACATCGAAAAGATTGCCGCTGCCATTTTTAAGGCAGCGAGGTCGGTCGGCGGTGAAGATTATACCCGCTCCCGAGAACTTGCTGAGAAGGTAGTAAACTACCTCTACGAGCAGCGGGGCATCCATATTCCTACGGTAGAAGAAATTGGCGATGCGGTTGAAAAAGTACTGATAGAGCACGGACATGCCCAGACCGCTAAAGCATACATCCTTTACCGGGAAAAGCGTGCTCAGGCTCGAAGAAGGCGCGCCGCAAACCTGAAACCCCGGGTGGGAGTCAACCGGGACACAACCGAATTTGCCCTTTTTGTTCGCTCCTCGGACGACACAATCCAGCATTGGGACCGAAACCGAATCAGTCGTGCCCTTATCCGAGAGGCAAACCTCGACCCGGACACCGCTGAAGAGATCGCCCGCGAGGTGGAAGAGATTATCGTCACCTCTAATGTCCGTCGGGTGACTTCGAGTCTAGTACGGGAACTGGTCAATGCAAAACTGATTGAACACGGACTTGAGGAACATCGGCGCCGTCACGCCCGGCTTGGTGTACCGCTGAGCGATGTTGAAAACCTCATCCTTTACAAAAATCGGGAAAATGCCAACACCCCCCACAACCCTGAGGCGACAAATATGACCCTGGCGGAATGGACCCTGAAACAGTTTGCGCTCTCTTCAGTCTTTGACCCGGATATTGCGGATGCTCACACCTGGGGCGACCTGCATCTCCACGATTTAGGTTTCATCAACCGCCCCTACTGTTCGGGACAGTCACTTGAGTATGTAAAAAAGTTTGGCCTCAATCTACCCAACGCCTTATCGATGGCGAAACCGGCTCGTCATCCGGAAACGCTCCTTGCCCATATGGTGAAATTCTCGGCAGCGCTTCAGGGACACTTTGCCGGTGCAATTGGCTGGGATGCGGTGAACATCTTCTTTGCCCCATTTTTAGTTGGAATGAGCGACAAGGACATCCATCAGCTCGCCCAGATGCTGGTGTTTGAGTACTCGCAGCAGAATGTCGCCCGGGGCGGTCAGGCAATCTTTTCGGACATTAACCTCTACTGGGAAATCCCGCCCCACTTTGCCGATGTCGAGGCTATTGGACCCGGTGGCAATTACACCGGGAAAAAGTATCAGGACTATCTGCCCGAAGCACAGCGGTTTGTTCGGGCGATATTTGACGTTTATCTTGATGGCGACGGCTCGGGCCGGCCTTTCTTCTTTCCTAAACCACTGGTGCACCTCACCGACAACTTCTTTAAAACCGATGGTGCCCTCGACTTCCTTTACCACATCTCCGATGTCGCGGCGGAAAAGGGTAACACCTATTTTGTATTTGACCGGGGCAAAACCGCCAAGATTAGCGAATGCTGTCGGCTCAGTTTCCGGCTGGACGAAAACGACCTCCAGGATGCCCGAACCCCGTGGAAGATGCGCTACTGTGCCCTGCAGAATGTAACGATAAACCTGCCCCGGGTTGCGTTTTTAGCCAACCATGACGATGCAAGCCTGTTTTCCCTGCTCCGGGAACGAATGGAGATGGTGGTGCGGGCTCACCTCGAAAAAAAGACCTTCCTTGAAAAACTGCTGTCTTTGAAGTCCGAAGGACCACTGGCGCTTTTGACCATGGACCCGGACGGCGAACCTTATCTCAGATTGCATCGGGCAACATTTTTAGTCGGGGTTTTGGGCTTAAACGAAATGGTGCAGTACCACCTCGGGCAGGAACTGCACGAAAGCACAGAGGCACTGAAATTTGGTTTGAAGGTAATCGCCTTTCTTAACCTTGAATGCCAGCGGCTGGCAAAAGAGCACAACATCCGGCTGGTTATTGAACAAACTCCCGCTGAGTCCACCGCCTATCGGCTCGCCAAACTTGACCTTGAATTCTACCCCGAGCAGGCACAACGGGTTGTCAAAGGAGACCTTAATACCGGTTCCGTGTACTACACCAACTCCACTTATCTTAATGTGTCATTACCCATCGACCCCATTGACCGTGTTTACCTTGAGGGTAAGTTCCATGATATGATTGAAGCCGGTGCCCTCACCCATGTCTGGCTTGCCGACTCCCGACCGCCTAAAGAGTCGATTGCGAATTTCGTCTTGAAAACCTATCACAACACCAGGAACGCCCAGATTGCCTTTTCCCCTGAATTTACGACCTGCACCAGATGTCACCGTACCAGTCGGGGCATCGCTGAAACCTGTCCTTACTGTCACTCCTCTGATGTTGACTACATCACCAGGGTAACAGGTTACTTCTCACGGGTGTCGGGCTGGAACGCCGGCAAACGGCAGGAACTCAAAGACCGATTCAAAACCGACCTGAGTAGCACCGTTCGGAGGCTGGCACAAGCCGGTTAA
- the nrdR gene encoding transcriptional regulator NrdR — protein sequence MKCPFCDSVEDRVLDSRPSQDGTAIRRRRECTNCGKRFTTYEYVEQMPLMVVKRDGRREPYNRQKLLNGILLACRKRPISRAEIEKLIDFVETRLNEDCRVEVSSSELGELVLKQLLLIDPVAYVRFASVYRQFNSPEQFVEELENLKKGDQRGKTGETEP from the coding sequence ATGAAGTGCCCTTTTTGTGACAGTGTTGAAGACCGTGTTCTTGACTCCCGCCCTTCGCAGGATGGAACTGCTATTAGAAGACGGCGGGAGTGCACCAATTGCGGAAAAAGGTTTACCACTTACGAGTATGTTGAACAGATGCCGCTGATGGTTGTGAAACGGGATGGCAGACGAGAACCTTACAACCGGCAAAAACTGTTGAATGGAATTTTACTTGCCTGCCGTAAACGACCAATAAGTCGCGCAGAAATTGAAAAACTTATCGATTTTGTCGAAACGAGGCTGAACGAAGACTGCCGGGTCGAAGTCAGCTCTTCTGAGCTTGGCGAACTTGTACTCAAGCAGTTGCTTTTGATAGACCCGGTAGCCTATGTCCGTTTTGCCTCAGTTTACAGACAATTTAATAGCCCGGAACAGTTTGTGGAGGAGTTAGAAAATCTTAAGAAAGGAGACCAGCGTGGGAAAACCGGTGAAACAGAACCGTAA
- the thiL gene encoding thiamine-phosphate kinase, protein MLLNKLGETKVVELIQRTVKKRHNVLVGIGDDACVLKDGKTVLTTDSYAQGVHFDLSYMSYRDVGTRCACACLSDIVAMGGKPVALLVALALPGNTRVEEIQQLYKGLDFVCKKLNCEIVGGDLIAFDRLVLTLTALGNTQKPLLRTAARAGDFLCVTGFAGLAETGRLLLTRKAKKKKNRPAEVRKALARHLCPLPRIEVMTELRRGINALIDTSDGIATDARHIAEMSGVRIVIQPELLPIHPVTRSVAKKIGIEPFQFSITAGEDYELLFTAPFKPPAIINKVPVTVIGRVEKGSGLFLEQQNTITPLLNFGYDHFRIQ, encoded by the coding sequence ATGCTTCTGAACAAATTAGGCGAAACAAAAGTAGTGGAGCTCATCCAGCGAACAGTTAAAAAACGGCACAATGTCCTTGTTGGTATCGGTGACGACGCCTGTGTTTTAAAGGATGGCAAAACCGTTTTAACCACCGACAGTTACGCCCAGGGGGTCCACTTTGACCTCTCTTATATGAGTTACCGCGATGTTGGAACGCGCTGCGCCTGCGCCTGCCTCTCTGATATCGTTGCAATGGGCGGCAAACCGGTTGCACTTTTGGTCGCCCTGGCATTGCCCGGCAATACCCGGGTCGAAGAAATTCAACAGCTTTATAAAGGGTTAGACTTCGTTTGTAAAAAATTAAACTGTGAGATTGTCGGCGGTGACCTCATCGCATTTGACCGCTTGGTCCTGACACTGACCGCACTGGGCAACACGCAAAAACCTTTACTTCGAACCGCCGCCCGTGCTGGCGACTTTCTATGTGTCACTGGCTTTGCCGGCTTAGCAGAAACCGGCAGACTTTTATTGACCCGAAAGGCAAAAAAGAAAAAAAATAGACCTGCTGAAGTACGAAAGGCGCTTGCCCGTCATCTCTGCCCCCTGCCCCGAATCGAGGTAATGACAGAACTTCGGCGTGGGATAAATGCCCTGATTGACACTTCAGACGGCATCGCCACCGATGCCCGACACATCGCTGAAATGAGTGGGGTGCGTATCGTGATTCAACCTGAACTCCTTCCAATTCATCCTGTGACGCGCTCGGTAGCGAAAAAAATTGGCATTGAACCTTTCCAGTTCAGCATAACAGCAGGCGAAGATTATGAACTACTGTTCACCGCGCCATTTAAGCCGCCCGCCATTATCAATAAAGTACCTGTTACCGTCATCGGCAGAGTGGAAAAGGGCTCAGGACTGTTCCTCGAACAACAAAACACCATCACACCCCTGCTAAACTTCGGCTACGACCATTTTCGAATTCAATAA
- a CDS encoding 4Fe-4S dicluster domain-containing protein, whose amino-acid sequence MTIHFLPNERRINWLTRLAGGHNLFLPFKVNSSVHWVRFDKGNFDINALALKEIRAAEPIKPFLFSPRERVALFPEPLEEPAAETPALLFGVKGCDLRGLAVHKIMFQEGEFADPFYSKRLKETILIGADCPEPKDSCFCNLVGLKPYVVEGVDLVVSVIDEGWLVEVLSEKGAKLIAGEDWRPASENQIDKRNAQRQEAEAVLQRRNPKPLNPNLPQAIAEKTNDDKFWAEAAQDCVECFGCLMTCPTCFCFLLYDQAKGDKVERTRVWDACYMAMYARVGGGANPRAKFLKRFINRFHCKFMHGKNLHGFYFCSGCGRCFTACMGKIDIRNIIGRL is encoded by the coding sequence TTGACGATACACTTTTTACCAAACGAAAGGCGCATCAACTGGCTCACCCGGCTTGCGGGTGGACACAATCTGTTTCTGCCCTTTAAGGTTAATTCCAGCGTCCACTGGGTGCGGTTCGATAAGGGAAATTTTGATATCAACGCGCTGGCTTTAAAGGAGATTCGGGCTGCTGAGCCAATAAAACCTTTTCTCTTCAGCCCCAGGGAACGGGTTGCTCTCTTTCCCGAACCACTGGAGGAGCCGGCTGCTGAAACGCCGGCTCTTCTTTTTGGGGTGAAAGGGTGTGACCTGAGGGGCTTAGCGGTTCATAAGATAATGTTTCAGGAAGGTGAGTTTGCAGACCCATTTTATTCCAAAAGGTTGAAAGAGACAATTCTTATTGGTGCGGACTGTCCAGAACCGAAGGACTCTTGCTTCTGTAACCTCGTTGGTTTAAAACCGTATGTGGTTGAGGGCGTGGATTTAGTTGTCAGTGTGATTGATGAGGGCTGGCTGGTTGAGGTTCTGTCGGAAAAAGGGGCAAAGTTGATTGCGGGCGAGGATTGGCGACCCGCTAGTGAAAATCAAATAGACAAAAGGAATGCACAAAGGCAGGAGGCGGAAGCGGTTCTGCAGCGCCGCAATCCCAAACCACTGAATCCCAATTTACCCCAGGCGATTGCTGAGAAAACCAACGATGATAAGTTCTGGGCAGAGGCGGCACAGGATTGCGTTGAATGCTTCGGTTGTTTGATGACCTGCCCGACCTGTTTCTGTTTCTTACTGTACGACCAGGCAAAAGGTGATAAAGTAGAACGGACCAGAGTCTGGGATGCCTGTTATATGGCGATGTATGCAAGGGTTGGCGGAGGTGCAAACCCCCGGGCAAAGTTCCTTAAACGGTTTATAAACCGGTTTCACTGTAAGTTTATGCACGGGAAAAATCTTCACGGGTTTTACTTCTGTTCTGGTTGTGGCAGATGTTTTACCGCGTGTATGGGAAAGATTGATATTAGAAATATTATAGGAAGGCTATGA
- a CDS encoding FAD/NAD(P)-binding protein, with protein sequence MKNPYQPIPTKILNVIEETPNIRTFVLKPEQEIPFLAGQFVELTIPGFGEAPFTPSSSHFEREVLEMTIMRVGRATGALFTKKPGDLLGIRGPYGRPYPLQEFEGRDIYIVGGGVGLAPLRALLLALVHDINKYGRIFLRYGARTPKDIVYKKQLKEWEKIKKVDIELSVDSADEPWERKVGVVTCLMDEIPCDVKKSVAVVCGPPIMMKFVTKKLLDAGFPGKSIYLSMEMNMSCGLGQCGHCRLGPYFTCKDGPVLTWEQIKDIEEPFL encoded by the coding sequence ATGAAAAACCCTTACCAGCCAATTCCGACAAAGATACTTAATGTAATTGAAGAGACGCCCAACATTCGGACATTTGTTCTGAAGCCGGAGCAGGAGATTCCTTTTCTTGCCGGTCAGTTTGTTGAGTTGACCATACCTGGTTTTGGCGAGGCGCCATTTACCCCTTCATCGTCCCATTTTGAGCGCGAGGTTCTTGAGATGACAATAATGCGGGTTGGTCGAGCAACTGGCGCGCTTTTTACCAAGAAGCCCGGAGATTTGCTTGGGATTCGGGGTCCTTATGGCAGACCGTACCCGCTCCAGGAGTTTGAGGGCCGGGATATTTACATTGTAGGCGGTGGTGTTGGTCTGGCACCTTTGCGGGCGCTACTTCTGGCGCTGGTTCATGATATTAATAAATATGGAAGAATCTTTCTCCGGTACGGTGCCCGCACACCGAAAGATATCGTCTACAAGAAACAGTTGAAGGAGTGGGAGAAGATAAAGAAGGTTGATATTGAGCTGTCGGTGGACAGTGCTGATGAACCCTGGGAAAGAAAGGTGGGGGTTGTTACCTGTTTGATGGACGAAATACCGTGTGATGTCAAAAAGAGTGTTGCGGTCGTATGTGGGCCACCGATAATGATGAAGTTCGTGACGAAAAAACTGCTTGATGCCGGTTTTCCTGGTAAGTCGATTTATCTGTCGATGGAGATGAATATGTCCTGTGGTCTGGGTCAATGTGGCCACTGTCGGCTTGGTCCATATTTCACCTGTAAGGATGGACCGGTTTTGACCTGGGAGCAGATAAAGGACATTGAGGAGCCTTTCCTGTGA